The proteins below are encoded in one region of Microbispora sp. NBC_01189:
- a CDS encoding cellulose binding domain-containing protein, giving the protein MRLFSHRSGTALAAVLCAGATALTLAPAAHAAAGCRVTYTISSEWPGGFGASVGVDNLGDPVNGWKLTWSFGAGQTISQLWNGSYTQSGTQVTVTDAGYNASIPTGGSAGFGFNASWNGSNPVPANFALNGTPCTGAVSSPSASPTRSPSASPSASPSQSPSQSPSPSPSPSASPSPSPSPSPSPSVSPSGSPPPANPVGKVLTVAAGSPFRPVTHVATGGLYGLAENSRPADSTLLPLKVNSLTQPAPGVGQRPNGQPPGGDSLLVAPQATRVGAGEYIRMPDIYSNFPYQWVSWNDWLAKVDTMVRARLNATSVSNILGWELWNEPDWTWKTANAGAFNDGWTRTFRAVRALDTTTPIVGPSISYYNRSWLSSFLSSAKAAGTLPDIICWHELGSPDNIAANIADYRALESSLGISPRRISINEYAATSEVDVPGRIASYVAKFERAGVESAHRAFWYEYGTMNGLVTSNSQPTGTWWLYKWYGDMAGRMVTTTPPSQAGMDGFASYDGTRKIVNVVLGNEAGTNTVRLTGIAALGPSVQVTVESTHTQSRSTSAPAATPVSSTVYRVTGDQLLVIVPNMAASDGYHVVVQPASGVPSYQQRYEAEDGSVFRAQRLTASSASEGGYVGRIDNATSTHSTDSYVDFVVNVPTARTYTMTIGYANGGGATATQGLAVNGGSWGTVSYPATSGWGQFGATTDTTVSLKAGYNVIRLAKGSPGFSGGTGNAELDYIQLS; this is encoded by the coding sequence ATGCGACTCTTCTCCCATCGATCGGGGACGGCGCTGGCCGCCGTCCTCTGTGCCGGGGCCACCGCCCTCACCCTCGCGCCGGCCGCGCACGCCGCGGCCGGCTGCCGGGTCACCTACACGATCAGCAGTGAGTGGCCGGGCGGTTTCGGCGCGAGCGTCGGCGTCGACAACCTCGGTGACCCGGTCAACGGCTGGAAGCTGACCTGGTCGTTCGGCGCCGGGCAGACCATCTCCCAGCTCTGGAACGGCAGCTACACCCAGTCGGGCACGCAGGTCACCGTCACCGACGCCGGCTACAACGCCTCCATCCCCACCGGCGGCTCGGCCGGCTTCGGCTTCAACGCGTCCTGGAACGGCTCCAACCCCGTCCCCGCGAACTTCGCCCTCAACGGCACCCCCTGCACCGGCGCCGTCAGCAGCCCGTCGGCGAGCCCCACCCGGTCGCCCAGCGCGAGTCCGAGCGCGTCCCCGTCCCAGAGCCCTTCACAGAGCCCGTCGCCCAGCCCCTCACCGAGCGCCTCGCCCAGCCCCTCGCCCAGCCCCTCGCCGAGCCCTTCGGTCAGCCCCTCGGGCAGCCCGCCTCCGGCGAACCCCGTGGGCAAGGTGCTCACCGTGGCCGCCGGCTCCCCGTTCCGGCCGGTCACCCATGTCGCGACCGGCGGTCTGTACGGCCTGGCAGAGAACAGCAGGCCGGCGGACTCGACCCTGTTGCCGCTGAAGGTCAACTCGCTGACGCAGCCGGCCCCCGGGGTGGGACAGCGGCCCAACGGCCAGCCGCCCGGCGGAGACTCGCTGCTGGTGGCGCCGCAGGCCACCCGGGTCGGCGCGGGGGAGTACATCCGGATGCCGGACATCTACTCCAACTTCCCCTACCAGTGGGTGAGCTGGAACGACTGGCTCGCCAAGGTGGACACGATGGTCCGCGCCCGGCTGAACGCCACCTCGGTGAGCAACATCCTTGGCTGGGAGCTGTGGAACGAGCCGGACTGGACGTGGAAGACCGCCAACGCCGGGGCCTTCAACGACGGCTGGACGCGCACCTTCCGGGCGGTGCGGGCACTGGACACCACGACGCCGATCGTGGGGCCGAGCATCTCCTACTACAACCGCTCGTGGTTGTCGTCGTTCCTCAGCAGCGCCAAGGCGGCCGGCACGCTGCCGGACATCATCTGCTGGCATGAGCTGGGCAGCCCCGACAACATCGCCGCCAACATCGCCGACTACCGCGCGCTGGAGTCGTCGCTGGGCATCAGCCCCCGGCGGATCTCGATCAACGAGTACGCCGCGACGAGCGAGGTGGACGTCCCCGGCCGGATCGCCAGCTACGTGGCCAAGTTCGAGCGGGCCGGGGTGGAGTCGGCGCACCGGGCGTTCTGGTACGAGTACGGCACCATGAACGGGCTGGTGACCAGCAACTCTCAGCCGACCGGGACCTGGTGGCTCTACAAGTGGTACGGCGACATGGCCGGCCGGATGGTCACCACCACCCCGCCGAGCCAGGCCGGGATGGACGGCTTCGCCTCCTACGACGGCACCCGCAAGATCGTGAACGTGGTCCTGGGCAACGAGGCCGGCACCAACACGGTCCGCCTGACCGGCATCGCCGCGCTCGGCCCCTCCGTCCAGGTGACCGTGGAGTCCACGCACACGCAGAGCCGCTCCACCTCGGCCCCGGCGGCCACTCCTGTCTCCAGCACCGTCTATCGCGTGACCGGCGACCAACTGCTGGTGATCGTGCCGAACATGGCCGCCTCCGACGGATATCACGTGGTCGTCCAGCCGGCCAGTGGAGTGCCCTCCTATCAGCAGCGGTACGAGGCGGAGGACGGATCGGTCTTCCGCGCGCAGCGGCTGACGGCTTCCAGCGCGTCCGAGGGCGGCTACGTGGGCCGCATCGACAACGCCACGAGCACGCACAGCACCGACAGCTACGTCGACTTCGTGGTGAACGTGCCGACCGCCCGGACCTACACGATGACCATCGGCTACGCCAACGGCGGCGGCGCCACCGCCACCCAGGGCCTGGCCGTGAACGGCGGATCGTGGGGCACCGTCAGCTACCCGGCCACCTCCGGCTGGGGCCAGTTCGGCGCGACCACCGACACCACCGTCAGCCTCAAGGCGGGATACAACGTGATCCGCCTGGCCAAGGGCTCTCCTGGATTCTCCGGTGGCACCGGCAACGCCGAACTGGACTACATCCAGCTCAGCTGA